The Corylus avellana chromosome ca8, CavTom2PMs-1.0 genome has a segment encoding these proteins:
- the LOC132189732 gene encoding B-box zinc finger protein 21-like gives MKIQCDVCNKDEASVFCTADEAALCDACDHRVHHANKLASKHQRFSLLHPSSKQVPLCDVCQERRAFLFCQEDRAILCRDCDIPIHTANEHTQKHNRFLLTGVKLSATSTPYTSSSSAAAAAAAAASTNVCEPVPDHKSQPVIKNSVVASLAVSQPSLSAKNSASTTTPAAITDKGGEKLPMDQTSSISEYLIETLPGWHVEDFLDSTYDPFNFCKSDDGVLPFLAADIESNMGTFSPEISFGIWVPRSPAPLFPPHLAAQTALKEAKEGSNIKANRRWMDDGFTVPQITTPSTGSKRSRPSR, from the exons ATGAAGATCCAGTGTGATGTGTGTAACAAAGACGAGGCATCGGTGTTCTGCACCGCCGACGAGGCAGCCCTCTGCGACGCCTGCGACCACCGCGTCCACCACGCCAACAAGCTCGCCTCCAAGCACCAACGCTTCTCGCTTCTCCACCCTTCTTCCAAACAGGTCCCTCTCTGCGACGTTTGCCAG GAGAGACGAGCTTTCTTGTTCTGTCAGGAGGACAGAGCGATTCTGTGCAGAGACTGTGATATTCCGATTCACACGGCAAACGAGCACACCCAGAAGCATAATAGGTTCCTTCTTACTGGGGTTAAGCTCTCTGCTACCTCAACGCCCTATACTTCATCCTCCTCCGCCGCCGCCGCTGCCGCTGCCGCTGCTTCAACCAACGTTTGTGAGCCTGTTCCTGATCACAAATCTCAGCCCGTGATCAAGAACTCCGTTGTTGCTTCTCTTGCAGTTTCACAGCCATCTTTGTCGGCCAAAAACTCGGCTTCAACTACAACACCAGCAGCAATCACTGACAAGGGTGGAGAAAAGTTGCCGATGGACCAAACAAGTAGCATCTCGGAGTACTTAATAGAGACGCTTCCGGGGTGGCACGTTGAGGACTTTCTTGATTCAACTTATGATCCCTTTAATTTCTGCAAG AGCGACGATGGTGTATTGCCGTTTCTGGCTGCTGATATTGAGAGCAATATGGGCACTTTCTCGCCTGAGATTAGTTTTGGCATTTGGGTCCCTCGATCGCCTGCTCCTCTGTTTCCGCCACACTTGGCTGCGCAGACTGCGCTCAAAGAGGCGAAGGAAGGCTCTAATATAAAAGCCAACCGAAGGTGGATGGACGATGGTTTCACCGTTCCACAAATTACCACTCCATCCACTGGCTCCAAGAGATCTAGACCTTCGAGGTAG
- the LOC132190235 gene encoding uncharacterized protein LOC132190235 → METSILTPTQRYAAAALFALALHQSQVHQTKPLNSLVPLEEEPIGERVSDGKSASVSEDPLLWVHEKSGLLWHIFRFLGVDKQAWHGLKETAGNSSQIRHHVGAFLTLLSEDGPSSEKIDKELALTKTVDAMVLSMESLPLSSEDNNESHEFGIGCREKYSNSETESISDVAAEPYGSIQKTSSKISFEEEASNGSRGKTGEKPVEEEALLSYQRKVTVLYLLLSACVTNNTEDDMCSRLGKGYDARHRVALRLLATWLGVKWIKMEAMEIMVAFSLMASANGEVAEEEKSETPESSWDTWKRGGIIGAAALTGGAVMAITGGLAAPAIAQGMGVLAPTLGSIVPAIGASGFVAAASATGSVAGSAAVAASFGAAGAGLSGFKMARRIGKIEEFEFKTVGGNYNQGRLAVGISVSGLVFEEEDFIKPWEGHNDNLERYALWWESKNLIALSTAIQDWLTSRIVLQLMKEGAMMTVLSTLVASLALPATLVTASDLIDSKWAIAVDRSDKAGQLLAEVLLAGLQGNRPVTLIGFSLGARVIFKCLQCLAGTEGNNAGLVERVVLLGAPISIKDENWEVARKIVAGRFVNAYSTNDWMLGIIFRGSLLCQGLAGIQPVDLPGIENVDVTQIIEGHSSYLWKTKQILEQLELDYFYPVFSSTHSKSQEEKGL, encoded by the exons ATGGAAACCTCGATATTGACGCCCACGCAGCGGTACGCGGCTGCCGCTTTGTTTGCACTCGCTCTTCACCAGTCTCAGGTCCACCAAACGAAGCCTTTGAATAGTTTAGTTCCTCTGGAAGAGGAGCCGATTGGCGAACGTGTAAGCGATGGAAAGAGTGCTTCGGTCTCTGAAGATCCTCTGCTTTGGGTCCACGAAAAATCTGGCTTGCTTTGGCATATTTTCAG ATTTCTTGGAGTGGATAAGCAAGCATGGCATGGTTTGAAGGAAACTGCTGGAAATTCTTCACAAATCCGGCATCACGTTGGAGCG TTCTTGACGTTGCTCTCAGAGGATGGGCCTTCTTCAGAAAAAATTGACAAGGAACTTGCTTTGACAAAGACTGTTGATGCAATGGTGCTTAGTATGGAAAGCCTTCCTCTTTCCTCTGAAGACAACAATGAGAGTCATGAATTTGGAATCGGATGCCGTGAGAAATATTCAAATTCTGAGACAGAATCAATCTCTGATGTGGCTGCAGAGCCTTATGGAAGCATACAGAAGACAAGTTCGAAGATAtcctttgaagaagaagcttctAATGGGTCCAGAGGCAAAACTGGCGAGAAACCTGTGGAAGAAGAAGCGCTGCTCAGTTATCAGAGGAAAGTGACAGTTCTTTACTTGCTTCTTTCAGCTTGTGTTACAAACAATACCGAAGATGACATGTGTTCTCGATTAGGAAAGGGCTATGATGCTCGACATCGCGTGGCTTTACGGTTGCTAGCAACATGGCTTGGTGTCAAATGGATAAAAATG GAAGCCATGGAGATTATGGTTGCTTTCTCTCTAATGGCTTCAGCAAATGGGGAAGTTGCAGAGGAAGAAAAATCTGAAACTCCAGAAAGCTCTTGGGATACATGGAAGCGAGGAGGTATCATTGGTGCAGCTGCTTTAACTGGAGGTGCCGTGATGGCCATCACTGGTG gCCTAGCTGCCCCAGCAATTGCACAGGGTATGGGTGTTCTGGCTCCTACATTGGGCAGTATTGTCCCTGCAATTGGAGCTAGTGGATTTGTTGCAGCAGCAAGTGCCACGGGATCTGTTGCTGGTTCTGCTGCTGTTGCTGCATCATTtggtg CTGCGGGAGCTGGCCTTTCAGGGTTTAAAATGGCTAGAAGAATTGGAAAGATTGAAGAATTTGAGTTCAAAACAGTTGGAGGAAATTATAACCAAGGC CGGCTAGCAGTTGGGATTTCGGTTTCTGGACTGGTGTTTGAGGAAGAAGATTTTATAAAGCCATGGGAGGGTCACAATGATAACTTGGAAAG GTATGCACTCTGGTGGGAGTCCAAGAATTTGATTGCATTGAGCACTGCAATTCAGGACTGGCTAACCTCAA GAATTGTATTGCAATTAATGAAAGAAGGTGCCATGATGACTGTACTAAGCACACTTGTAGCATCATTGGCTTTGCCAGCTACATTAGTCACAGCATCCGATCTTATAGACAGCAAATGGGCAATTGCTGTGGACAG GTCAGATAAAGCTGGGCAGCTGCTTGCTGAAGTGTTGTTGGCAGGTTTGCAAGGAAACAG GCCTGTAACACTCATTGGTTTCTCTTTGGGGGCTCgagtaatttttaaatgtctccAGTGTTTGGCTGGTACAGAAGGAAATAATG CAGGACTTGTAGAAAGGGTTGTACTTCTTGGGGCACCAATTTCAATTAAAGATGAAAATTGGGAGGTTGCTAGAAAG ATAGTTGCTGGCAGATTTGTGAATGCTTATTCCACAAATGATTGGATGCTTGGCATTATTTTCCGTGGAAG CTTACTTTGTCAAGGATTAGCTGGTATTCAGCCTGTTGACTTACCCGGGATTGAAAAT GTTGATGTAACACAAATCATAGAAGGCCACTCTTCTTATCTCTGGAAGACAAAACAAATCTTGGAGCAGCTTGAATTAGATTATTTCTACCCCGTTTTCAGCAGCACACATTCCAAATCCCAGGAAGAAAAAGGTCTATAG
- the LOC132189937 gene encoding uncharacterized protein LOC132189937 isoform X1, with the protein MGKKKFIDKKKSATFQLLARDSSDPNYDDSPGGDRVFVRVDNNSASVFADALEDNDEGNDDLVFGNSAPEANALPQQLRKEILELGFPDDGYNYLLHLREIKNAGAGSAFYDNPKARLDQLPRDVKAYDASRVRIGDGDPNGNSIFSVASKSVGVRVQKAVDPDVAALLDDSDLSRFGSDVEDLEEDFVLQANIPEEEEEDVEVDNSDQQQNLDGLVFQNGIGIGNHLVVGGDECVGEKLRVRRLLDEQFDLLERQEYCTDDDDDDEYGNVAEEDEHLAEKLKHALGDHVIDDLELSDKYKAPADLLHDNERPKSKEQFDTAVVVIRRCVEYGEKYEKENENEDKHVVLVEESSDESEVWDCETIVSTYSNIDNHPGKIGAPEITRKKKLAETLFGASSATSHVISLRGKEKLPVDFLPHSIKPVAEKVKDVDSKMAEQQKRKQHGQESKEEKKERKAAVKEERREARRAKKEMKELYRGEAQRAQKVAAICGPSSIHLM; encoded by the exons ATGGGAAAGAAGAAATTCATCGACAAGAAGAAATCGGCGACGTTCCAATTACTCGCCCGCGACTCGTCCGATCCCAACTACGACGACTCACCGGGTGGCGACCGAGTCTTTGTCCGCGTCGACAACAACTCCGCATCCGTATTTGCCGATGCTCTCGAGGACAACGACGAGGGAAACGATGATCTAGTTTTCGGGAACTCGGCGCCGGAGGCGAATGCTTTGCCACAGCAGTTGAGGAAGGAGATTTTGGAGCTAGGGTTTCCAGACGACGGTTATAACTATTTGCTTCACTTGAGGGAGATCAAGAACGCTGGAGCTGGCTCTGCGTTTTATGATAATCCGAAGGCGAGGCTTGATCAGCTTCCCCGTGACGTTAAG GCATATGATGCTTCGAGAGTACGGATAGGGGATGGTGATCCCAATGGGAATTCGATTTTTAGTGTTGCATCGAAGAGTGTTGGTGTGAGAGTTCAGAAAGCGGTTGATCCTGATGTGGCTGCACTGCTTGATGATAGCGATCTGTCGCGATTTGGTTCTGATGTCGAGGACTTGGAAGAGGATTTCGTTCTTCAGGCAAACATTCctgaagaagaggaggaagatgtGGAGGTGGATAATTCTGACCAACAACAAAATTTGGATGGCCTTGTCTTTCAGAatggaattggaattggaaatcATCTGGTTGTAGGAGGAGATGAATGTGTTGGTGAGAAGCTGCGGGTTCGGCGTCTTCTGGATGAGCAATTTGATTTA CTTGAGCGTCAAGAATATTGcactgatgatgatgatgatgatgaatatggTAATGTAGCTGAAGAAGATGAACACCTGGCAGAGAAGCTAAAACATGCCCTAGGTGACCATGTGATCGATGACTTGGAACTCAGTGACAAATATAAGGCTCCTGCAGATTTATTGCACGATAATGAGAGACCAAAAAGTAAGGAGCAATTTGACACTGCTGTTGTTGTGATTCGTCGCTGTGTGGAATATGGTGAGAAGtatgaaaaggaaaatgaaaatgaagacAAACACGTGGTTCTTGTAGAAGAAAGCAGTGATGAATCAGAAGTGTGGGATTGTGAGACCATTGTTTCTACGTATTCAAATATCGATAACCACCCTGGTAAGATTGGGGCTCCAGAAATAACTAGGAAAAAGAAGTTGGCTGAAACTTTATTTGGAGCCTCGAGTGCCACGAGTCATGTAATATCCCTACGAGGAAAAGAGAAGCTACCTGTGGACTTTCTACCTCATAGTATAAAACCTGTTGCGGAAAAGGTAAAGGATGTGGATAGTAAAATGGCTGAGCAGCAGAAGAGGAAACAACATGGTCAGGAGTCaaaagaggagaagaaagaacGGAAG GCTGCTGTAAAGGAGGAAAGGCGTGAAGCACGGCGTgctaaaaaagaaatgaaggagCTTTACCGGGGTGAAGCACAGCGTGCTCAAAAAGTTGCTGCCATTTGTGGCCCATCTTCTATACATCTTATGTAA
- the LOC132189937 gene encoding uncharacterized protein LOC132189937 isoform X2: MGKKKFIDKKKSATFQLLARDSSDPNYDDSPGGDRVFVRVDNNSASVFADALEDNDEGNDDLVFGNSAPEANALPQQLRKEILELGFPDDGYNYLLHLREIKNAGAGSAFYDNPKARLDQLPRDVKAYDASRVRIGDGDPNGNSIFSVASKSVGVRVQKAVDPDVAALLDDSDLSRFGSDVEDLEEDFVLQANIPEEEEEDVEVDNSDQQQNLDGLVFQNGIGIGNHLVVGGDECVGEKLRVRRLLDEQFDLLERQEYCTDDDDDDEYGNVAEEDEHLAEKLKHALGDHVIDDLELSDKYKAPADLLHDNERPKSKEQFDTAVVVIRRCVEYGEKYEKENENEDKHVVLVEESSDESEVWDCETIVSTYSNIDNHPGKIGAPEITRKKKLAETLFGASSATSHVISLRGKEKLPVDFLPHSIKPVAEKVKDVDSKMAEQQKRKQHGQESKEEKKERKAAVKEERREARRAKKEMKELYRGEAQRAQKVAAICGPSSIHLM, from the exons ATGGGAAAGAAGAAATTCATCGACAAGAAGAAATCGGCGACGTTCCAATTACTCGCCCGCGACTCGTCCGATCCCAACTACGACGACTCACCGGGTGGCGACCGAGTCTTTGTCCGCGTCGACAACAACTCCGCATCCGTATTTGCCGATGCTCTCGAGGACAACGACGAGGGAAACGATGATCTAGTTTTCGGGAACTCGGCGCCGGAGGCGAATGCTTTGCCACAGCAGTTGAGGAAGGAGATTTTGGAGCTAGGGTTTCCAGACGACGGTTATAACTATTTGCTTCACTTGAGGGAGATCAAGAACGCTGGAGCTGGCTCTGCGTTTTATGATAATCCGAAGGCGAGGCTTGATCAGCTTCCCCGTGACGTTAAG GCATATGATGCTTCGAGAGTACGGATAGGGGATGGTGATCCCAATGGGAATTCGATTTTTAGTGTTGCATCGAAGAGTGTTGGTGTGAGAGTTCAGAAAGCGGTTGATCCTGATGTGGCTGCACTGCTTGATGATAGCGATCTGTCGCGATTTGGTTCTGATGTCGAGGACTTGGAAGAGGATTTCGTTCTTCAGGCAAACATTCctgaagaagaggaggaagatgtGGAGGTGGATAATTCTGACCAACAACAAAATTTGGATGGCCTTGTCTTTCAGAatggaattggaattggaaatcATCTGGTTGTAGGAGGAGATGAATGTGTTGGTGAGAAGCTGCGGGTTCGGCGTCTTCTGGATGAGCAATTTGATTTA CTTGAGCGTCAAGAATATTGcactgatgatgatgatgatgatgaatatggTAATGTAGCTGAAGAAGATGAACACCTGGCAGAGAAGCTAAAACATGCCCTAGGTGACCATGTGATCGATGACTTGGAACTCAGTGACAAATATAAGGCTCCTGCAGATTTATTGCACGATAATGAGAGACCAAAAAGTAAGGAGCAATTTGACACTGCTGTTGTTGTGATTCGTCGCTGTGTGGAATATGGTGAGAAGtatgaaaaggaaaatgaaaatgaagacAAACACGTGGTTCTTGTAGAAGAAAGCAGTGATGAATCAGAAGTGTGGGATTGTGAGACCATTGTTTCTACGTATTCAAATATCGATAACCACCCTGGTAAGATTGGGGCTCCAGAAATAACTAGGAAAAAGAAGTTGGCTGAAACTTTATTTGGAGCCTCGAGTGCCACGAGTCATGTAATATCCCTACGAGGAAAAGAGAAGCTACCTGTGGACTTTCTACCTCATAGTATAAAACCTGTTGCGGAAAAGGTAAAGGATGTGGATAGTAAAATGGCTGAGCAGCAGAAGAGGAAACAACATGGTCAGGAGTCaaaagaggagaagaaagaacGGAAG GCTGCTGTAAAGGAGGAAAGGCGTGAAGCACGGCGTgctaaaaaagaaatgaaggagCTTTACCGGGGTGAAGCACAGCGTGCTCAAAAAGTTGCTGCCATTTGTGGCCCATCTTCTATACATCTTAT GTAA
- the LOC132189400 gene encoding uncharacterized TPR repeat-containing protein At1g05150-like, translating into MATRGSRSEKVKRIFQQFDVNRDGGLNREEMSALVVAVNPRVKFSDEQINAILDEVFRTYGEFIDGEKGLTYEGLLRTYDDGAGDVDRDFDALELELSLDENIKGISEASSSSIADERAIDAQKKQRTAAWAVSPNHGIVFDDTWKIVDDLEILIKRLKAKQAKDGKLKGDNFDAYSDAGWSRELGPSTEISDKRVFWEESGHDYAAFVKELGVLRSRADGARSREEAFDGHMAIGRVLYEHQLFKEALVSFKRACELQPVDVRPHFRAGNCHYVLGKYKEAKEEFLLALEAAEAGGNQWGYLLPQIYVNLGIALEGEGMVLSACEYYREAAILCPTHFRALKLLGSALFGVGEYRAAVKALEEAIFMKPDYADAHCDLASALHAMDEDERAIEVFQKAIDLKPGHVDALYNLGGLYMDLGRFPRASEMYTRVLAVWPNHWRAQLNKAVSLLGAGETEEAKKALKEALKMTNRVELHDAISHLKQLQKKKVKSNGGANGEGAFVTVEFSRFKTVGDKTTLRQDLANALQIRAFQRITRLSRCDVDLLKREMIDRDVPVSYSGTGAPQKTIRKPNLEEILRRLLNFLKPETFQGAVKAINERILSVLDEAGSGRVDLGMFYAVLAPICSGPLEKRKRVAFDALVWRPVNEGISQIRKADAVRYIKLLRAIYVPSHGVSEMLELHGDSDASLVSYSEFLVMFDDSDWGFGIMSTLLKLETGDRNRHGRYVCAVCRYPVIGSRFKEIKSHFSLCNQCYSEGKVPSTYKQEEFRFKEYGSEAEAMKDKCMCFNVQSHNDP; encoded by the coding sequence atggcGACGAGAGGTAGCAGATCGGAGAAGGTGAAGAGGATTTTCCAGCAATTCGATGTGAACCGCGATGGAGGGCTCAACAGAGAGGAAATGTCGGCGCTTGTGGTGGCGGTGAACCCGAGGGTCAAGTTCAGCGACGAGCAAATCAACGCCATTCTCGACGAGGTGTTCCGGACCTATGGCGAGTTCATCGACGGCGAGAAGGGCCTGACCTACGAGGGACTGTTGCGGACCTACGACGACGGCGCCGGCGACGTAGACCGTGACTTTGACGCGCTGGAGCTCGAGCTCAGTTTGGATGAGAACATCAAGGGAATCTCGGAAGCGTCGTCGTCTTCGATTGCCGACGAGCGCGCAATCGACGCCCAGAAGAAGCAGAGGACCGCTGCGTGGGCGGTCTCGCCCAACCACGGGATCGTCTTCGACGACACGTGGAAGATCGTCGACGACTTGGAGATTCTGATCAAGAGGCTCAAGGCAAAGCAAGCGAAAGATGGGAAATTGAAAGGAGACAATTTCGACGCGTACTCAGACGCTGGGTGGTCGAGGGAATTGGGACCGTCAACGGAGATTTCTGACAAAAGGGTGTTCTGGGAAGAGTCCGGACACGACTACGCGGCGTTCGTGAAGGAATTGGGGGTTCTCAGGAGCCGAGCCGACGGGGCGAGGTCCAGAGAGGAGGCCTTTGATGGGCACATGGCGATCGGTAGGGTCTTGTACGAGCACCAGTTGTTTAAGGAGGCTTTGGTGAGCTTCAAGAGGGCTTGTGAGTTGCAACCCGTGGATGTGAGACCGCATTTCAGAGCTGGGAATTGCCACTATGTGCTTGGGAAGTACAAGGAGGCCAAGGAGGAGTTCTTGTTGGCTCTGGAGGCGGCCGAGGCTGGTGGGAATCAGTGGGGCTACTTGCTGCCACAGATTTATGTCAATCTTGGGATTGCGCTGGAAGGCGAAGGTATGGTTCTTAGTGCTTGTGAGTACTATAGAGAGGCTGCAATTCTTTGTCCTACGCATTTTAGAGCTTTGAAGCTTTTGGGTAGTGCTCTGTTTGGGGTTGGGGAATATAGGGCGGCCGTGAAGGCCTTAGAAGAGGCCATATTCATGAAACCGGATTATGCCGACGCACATTGCGATTTGGCGTCGGCTTTGCATGCCATGGATGAGGATGAGAGGGCGATTGAGGTGTTTCAGAAGGCTATTGATTTGAAACCCGGTCATGTTGACGCTTTGTACAATTTGGGTGGGCTGTATATGGACTTGGGTAGGTTTCCGAGAGCCTCGGAGATGTATACTAGGGTTTTAGCTGTGTGGCCGAATCATTGGCGGGCACAGCTCAACAAGGCTGTGTCCTTGTTGGGGGCTGGGGAAACTGAGGAGGCTAAGAAAGCTTTGAAGGAAGCGTTGAAGATGACAAACAGGGTTGAATTGCATGATGCTATATCACATTTGAAGCAGTtgcagaagaagaaggtgaagtCTAATGGGGGTGCCAATGGGGAAGGGGCATTTGTCACTGTGGAATTCTCGAGATTTAAGACTGTTGGGGACAAGACTACCTTGAGACAGGACTTGGCCAATGCTCTTCAAATTAGAGCTTTCCAGAGGATTACCAGGTTGAGTCGTTGTGATGTAGACCTTCTGAAGAGGGAGATGATTGATCGTGATGTGCCGGTGTCCTATTCCGGTACTGGCGCTCCCCAGAAAACCATACGTAAGCCTAACTTGGAAGAAATTCTCCGTCGCTTGCTCAATTTCCTAAAGCCTGAAACATTCCAAGGAGCCGTCAAAGCCATAAACGAGAGGATACTCTCTGTCCTGGATGAAGCAGGCTCAGGCAGGGTGGATTTGGGCATGTTCTATGCTGTCCTTGCCCCCATTTGCAGCGGCCCTCTAGAGAAGCGCAAGCGTGTGGCGTTTGATGCGCTTGTGTGGCGTCCTGTGAATGAAGGCATTTCGCAGATTAGAAAGGCCGATGCTGTTAGATACATCAAATTGTTGAGGGCTATCTATGTCCCTTCTCATGGGGTTAGTGAGATGCTGGAACTCCATGGAGACTCCGATGCTTCACTGGTGTCTTACTCTGAGTTTCTTGTCATGTTTGATGATTCCGATTGGGGTTTTGGTATCATGTCCACACTATTGAAGCTTGAAACTGGGGATAGGAACCGCCATGGCCGCTATGTTTGTGCAGTTTGCCGCTATCCGGTTATTGGATCCCGCTTCAAGGAAATAAAATCTCATTTTAGTCTCTGTAATCAATGTTACAGTGAGGGAAAGGTGCCTTCTACCTACAAGCAAGAAGAGTTCAGATTCAAAGAGTACGGAAGTGAGGCTGAAGCGATGAAAGACAAGTGCATGTGCTTTAATGTGCAATCCCATAATGATCCGTAG